A genomic segment from Thermostichus lividus PCC 6715 encodes:
- a CDS encoding DNA methyltransferase yields MDYSRPEINHVRLDDLAAHDWYRFVLSFPPHLVQDYLAKFQINSQQQVLDPFCGTGTTVVECKKLGIPSVGIEANPMAWFAGTTKRDWTPDPHTLLEIALEIATRAQAAISIHGEPLRTLPEESYRLLLKNSISPLPLHKTLILLEAIEGYPEQSYSCHLKLALAKALVTSISNLRFGPEVGVGKQKEDAPVVEAWLEEVSRIANDLPQLAPLMSVPSKIYRADSRQILPALSPKSIDAVITSPPYPNEKDYTRTTRLESVLLGFIKNKADLRALKQNLIRSNTRNIYKLDADDRWVNKHTGIQAIAKEIEDRRIELGKTSGFERLYHRAVKLYFGGMAKHLADLRYVLRPGAHLAYVVGDQRSYLRVMIRTGHLLAEIASGLGYEVCGIDLFRTRAATITKEHVREEVVMLRWPGELPNYPYPFSDQAL; encoded by the coding sequence ATGGACTACAGCCGGCCTGAAATCAACCACGTGCGCTTAGACGATCTTGCGGCTCACGATTGGTATCGCTTTGTCCTGTCTTTTCCGCCTCACTTAGTGCAAGATTATTTAGCCAAGTTTCAAATTAACTCGCAACAGCAAGTGCTTGATCCGTTTTGTGGAACAGGCACGACAGTCGTGGAGTGTAAGAAACTAGGTATTCCTAGTGTTGGGATTGAAGCAAACCCGATGGCATGGTTTGCCGGAACAACCAAGCGGGATTGGACGCCGGATCCTCATACCTTACTGGAGATAGCCCTCGAAATTGCTACCCGAGCGCAAGCCGCTATATCAATTCACGGTGAACCTCTGAGAACCCTACCGGAGGAGAGTTATAGGCTGCTTTTGAAAAACTCTATTAGCCCACTCCCGCTCCATAAGACCCTTATTTTGTTGGAGGCTATTGAAGGCTATCCTGAGCAGAGCTATTCCTGCCATCTTAAGTTAGCTTTGGCTAAAGCGCTAGTGACATCAATTAGTAATCTGCGGTTTGGACCAGAGGTTGGTGTAGGTAAACAAAAGGAGGATGCACCAGTGGTCGAAGCTTGGCTTGAGGAGGTCAGCAGGATAGCAAACGATTTGCCTCAACTGGCACCCTTAATGTCTGTTCCCAGTAAAATCTATCGTGCGGATTCTCGGCAAATTTTACCAGCCTTGTCACCCAAGTCTATCGATGCAGTGATTACCTCACCGCCCTATCCTAATGAAAAGGACTATACGAGAACGACTCGATTAGAATCGGTTCTCCTAGGATTTATCAAGAACAAAGCTGATTTACGTGCACTTAAGCAAAATCTCATCCGATCTAATACACGCAATATCTATAAACTTGATGCAGACGATCGCTGGGTGAATAAACATACAGGCATACAGGCGATCGCTAAGGAAATTGAAGATCGGCGAATTGAATTAGGAAAAACCAGCGGTTTTGAACGGTTATATCACCGTGCAGTTAAGTTGTACTTTGGCGGCATGGCTAAGCATCTTGCTGATTTACGCTATGTGTTACGGCCAGGGGCGCATCTTGCCTACGTTGTTGGCGATCAGAGATCCTATTTGCGGGTGATGATTCGCACCGGTCATCTCTTAGCAGAGATTGCCAGTGGATTGGGCTATGAGGTCTGTGGCATTGATCTTTTCCGTACTCGTGCGGCAACCATTACCAAAGAGCACGTTAGAGAAGAGGTGGTTATGCTGCGTTGGCCCGGAGAGCTGCCAAATTATCCCTATCCTTTTAGTGATCAAGCCTTATGA
- a CDS encoding Tab2 family RNA-binding protein gives MSYWQVDFYRRPLQTPTGIPLWELVICDPQQQFYYTEFCPEPLATSVWLTQAFRNCGQPLPDRVQVFRPQSLGLIEVACQRLNLPLEATRRTLTLKQFLLQRAAAYPSLETYTGAAYDPLAIDQPPPLPLPDDIWGDYWQFAAISPDQLSQLMQYPLRILSFEMDMLPENLGLASDCAIPGIILYAGRKSLKLARWFQEQSPYRLEFIRGEPCGVILHSGLRDRWVFLTFSNPEIAAAGDLFRDRLARTQGLHFFLIQPAENDTTYTALWLLHPLEYQSSSDS, from the coding sequence ATGTCCTACTGGCAAGTTGATTTTTATCGCCGCCCCCTGCAAACTCCTACAGGAATTCCTTTGTGGGAGCTTGTAATTTGTGACCCACAGCAGCAGTTTTACTACACGGAATTTTGCCCAGAGCCTTTGGCAACTTCAGTATGGCTCACTCAAGCCTTTCGTAATTGTGGTCAGCCCTTGCCCGATCGCGTTCAAGTGTTTCGTCCGCAAAGTCTAGGTTTAATTGAAGTTGCCTGTCAACGCTTAAATCTACCCCTAGAGGCAACACGGCGGACGTTGACACTCAAGCAATTTCTCTTGCAACGGGCAGCGGCATATCCTAGCCTTGAAACCTACACTGGCGCCGCCTACGATCCACTGGCGATCGACCAGCCACCGCCACTGCCCCTACCCGATGACATTTGGGGTGACTACTGGCAGTTTGCCGCCATTAGCCCCGACCAACTGAGTCAACTGATGCAGTATCCGCTGCGAATTTTGTCCTTTGAGATGGATATGCTGCCTGAAAACCTCGGCCTTGCGAGTGATTGTGCCATTCCGGGGATTATTCTTTATGCTGGCCGTAAGTCGTTGAAACTTGCCCGCTGGTTTCAAGAGCAGTCGCCCTATCGGCTGGAATTCATTCGGGGTGAACCCTGTGGCGTGATCCTCCACAGTGGCCTGCGCGATCGCTGGGTCTTTTTAACCTTTAGCAATCCAGAGATTGCTGCTGCGGGTGATCTCTTTCGCGATCGCCTCGCCCGCACTCAAGGCTTACACTTTTTCCTGATTCAGCCTGCCGAAAACGATACCACCTACACGGCACTGTGGCTGCTACATCCCCTTGAATACCAAAGCAGCAGTGATTCATAA